The following proteins come from a genomic window of Deltaproteobacteria bacterium:
- a CDS encoding polymer-forming cytoskeletal protein, which produces MVREEPEVAIEPDGQGSGATPAGLVAVCAVGAGAHFEGLLSFWGAARVEGALEGEVASRGTLEVGPAASVTGRVEVDVLVVEGAVAGEVFARERVEVLPGAHVTATIRTPRLAVAEGAHFEGRLDMVKAPAAGAPAAPVA; this is translated from the coding sequence ATGGTCCGCGAGGAGCCCGAGGTCGCGATCGAGCCCGACGGCCAGGGTTCCGGCGCGACGCCGGCCGGCCTGGTGGCCGTCTGCGCCGTGGGCGCCGGCGCGCACTTCGAAGGCCTGCTCTCGTTCTGGGGGGCGGCGCGCGTCGAGGGCGCGCTCGAGGGCGAGGTCGCCTCGCGCGGCACGCTCGAGGTGGGCCCGGCGGCATCCGTCACGGGGCGCGTCGAGGTCGACGTGCTGGTGGTCGAGGGCGCGGTGGCAGGGGAGGTCTTCGCCCGCGAGCGGGTCGAGGTCCTGCCCGGCGCACACGTGACGGCGACGATCCGCACCCCGCGCCTGGCGGTCGCCGAGGGAGCGCATTTCGAGGGCCGCCTCGACATGGTGAAGGCACCCGCTGCGGGGGCGCCCGCGGCCCCCGTTGCGTGA
- the atpH gene encoding ATP synthase F1 subunit delta has translation MAARGSAAAERYARALFGLARDQDRVDAVGQELATVIEAMRQVPALRDVLLRPLHPATERRAALRAVGERLGLSPLLQHFGSFLIDQRRTRDLEAIHDCYQRLAEEAAGRVRGELVSAAPLESAQLERLRAALAQRTGRSVDLEVRVDPALLGGVVARVGDLVFDGSLRTQLAQLRASLTGER, from the coding sequence ATGGCCGCTCGTGGCTCCGCCGCCGCCGAACGCTACGCGCGCGCCCTCTTCGGGCTGGCCCGCGACCAGGACCGGGTCGACGCGGTGGGCCAGGAGCTCGCGACCGTGATCGAGGCGATGCGCCAGGTCCCGGCGCTGCGCGACGTGCTCCTGCGCCCGCTCCATCCGGCCACGGAGCGGCGCGCTGCGCTGCGCGCCGTGGGCGAGCGGCTCGGGCTCTCGCCGCTCCTCCAGCACTTCGGCTCCTTCCTGATCGACCAGCGCCGCACCCGCGACCTCGAGGCGATCCACGACTGCTACCAGCGCCTCGCCGAGGAGGCCGCCGGCCGGGTGCGCGGGGAGCTGGTGTCGGCGGCGCCGCTCGAGAGCGCGCAGCTCGAGCGGCTGCGCGCGGCGCTGGCGCAGCGCACCGGGCGGAGCGTGGATCTCGAGGTCCGGGTCGACCCGGCGCTGCTCGGCGGCGTCGTGGCCCGGGTCGGCGACCTGGTCTTCGACGGGAGCCTGCGAACCCAGCTCGCGCAGCTGCGCGCGAGCCTCACCGGAGAACGTTGA
- a CDS encoding ATP synthase F0 subunit B, translating to MRAARLLALALLAALLPIAARAAGDGGHGAGATTIFWHAFNLLVLIGVLVYFARAPIASYLAERRSQIEEGIESAGRELAEAERRLAACEQRAASLEGELDEIRRVVRQQAEGERDRLLAEAQATAERIERDAVAAAEQEVRHARERLRAETVDLAIQIAGETLRGQVTDADRARLVDDFVQRIERSGSGTGSLARS from the coding sequence ATGCGCGCCGCCCGCCTGCTCGCGCTCGCGCTCCTGGCCGCGCTGCTCCCGATCGCCGCCCGGGCCGCCGGGGACGGCGGCCACGGTGCCGGCGCCACCACGATCTTCTGGCACGCCTTCAACCTGCTCGTGCTGATCGGGGTGCTCGTCTACTTCGCGCGCGCACCGATCGCGAGCTACCTGGCCGAGCGCCGCTCCCAGATCGAGGAGGGCATCGAGAGCGCCGGCCGTGAGCTCGCCGAGGCCGAACGCCGGCTGGCGGCCTGTGAGCAGCGCGCCGCCTCGCTCGAGGGCGAGCTCGACGAGATCCGCCGGGTCGTACGCCAGCAAGCGGAAGGCGAACGCGATCGCCTGCTCGCCGAGGCCCAGGCGACCGCCGAGCGGATCGAGCGCGACGCGGTCGCCGCCGCCGAGCAGGAGGTGCGGCATGCCCGCGAGCGGCTGCGCGCCGAGACCGTCGATCTCGCGATCCAGATCGCCGGCGAGACCCTCCGCGGGCAGGTGACCGACGCCGATCGGGCCCGGCTGGTGGACGACTTCGTGCAGCGCATCGAAAGGTCCGGCTCCGGCACGGGCTCCCTGGCGAGGAGCTGA